A stretch of Sulfurovum zhangzhouensis DNA encodes these proteins:
- a CDS encoding YMGG-like glycine zipper-containing protein yields the protein MKKKLAQTAVLSITAVWILNGCTGTEAAPSNATQTGAATGAVAGAVVGYNASRHNRGTNAVVGAAAGALLGGAIGNAVDNQNPQPVNDGGWQ from the coding sequence ATGAAGAAAAAATTAGCACAAACTGCTGTTCTGTCCATTACAGCAGTTTGGATACTGAATGGATGTACAGGTACAGAAGCTGCGCCTAGCAATGCGACACAAACCGGAGCAGCTACAGGTGCTGTTGCAGGTGCAGTTGTAGGATACAATGCTTCAAGACACAATAGAGGTACTAATGCAGTTGTAGGTGCCGCTGCAGGTGCCCTTCTAGGTGGTGCTATAGGTAATGCTGTAGACAATCAAAATCCTCAGCCTGTAAATGATGGCGGATGGCAATAA
- a CDS encoding OmpA family protein produces the protein MKLTKPLLASSLAAFLLTGCYQEPGLVQDNSYDRTKTGALAGALTGAVIGYNTTGHNKGKRAAIGATLGALAGGAIGYSLDQQANEVARALGTGVENDPLAQLDPNRDIIVSKTSTYVHITFRDKMMFATDSDKLQPNARYKVEKVARLLEGYPQTVVGVAGFTDDRGSYEYNQRLSDRRARSVANVLAVNGYPKVKGCSYDKALVPNDNAVNRALNRRVEVYLYADRNNMSNPCY, from the coding sequence ATGAAACTTACTAAACCATTACTCGCTTCTTCACTAGCAGCATTTTTACTGACTGGATGTTATCAAGAGCCTGGACTAGTACAAGACAACAGTTATGACCGTACAAAAACAGGTGCCCTTGCCGGTGCACTAACCGGAGCTGTGATAGGATATAACACTACAGGTCATAACAAAGGCAAAAGAGCAGCAATCGGAGCAACTTTAGGGGCACTTGCAGGAGGAGCTATAGGATATAGTTTGGACCAGCAGGCTAATGAAGTGGCACGTGCACTAGGTACGGGTGTTGAGAATGACCCGCTGGCACAACTTGATCCAAACAGAGATATCATCGTATCTAAAACATCTACCTATGTTCATATCACGTTTAGGGATAAAATGATGTTTGCTACAGATTCAGATAAATTGCAGCCTAATGCAAGATATAAAGTAGAAAAAGTTGCAAGACTTTTAGAAGGTTATCCTCAGACCGTTGTAGGAGTAGCAGGATTCACAGATGACCGTGGTAGTTATGAATATAATCAGCGTCTCTCAGATAGACGTGCAAGAAGCGTAGCCAATGTACTAGCTGTCAACGGTTATCCGAAAGTTAAAGGATGTTCTTACGATAAAGCACTTGTACCTAATGACAATGCTGTCAACAGAGCGCTTAACAGACGTGTAGAAGTCTATCTATATGCAGACAGAAACAATATGAGCAACCCTTGCTATTAA
- a CDS encoding alanine/glycine:cation symporter family protein translates to MNSIFEHINGILGSIFFYDVFFGMVEGATMPFIVAWLIIGGVFLTFRFGFINVRMFSHAYKIITGQYKTADDVGEITPFQSLTTALSATVGLGNIAGVAIAIAVGGPGATFWMILAGFFGMTLKFTEVSLAQIYREKRPDGRIMGGAMQYLSKGLATKGYTRLGKVLAVLFAFLAIGGSLGAGNAFQTSQALGALAESVPFFQSYPIAFGLIMALIVGFVIIGGIKRIARTAEKIVPLMVLVYLLASLWILITNASAVPGAITTIFHEAFAPTAIAGGLIGVLVQGFKRAAFSSEAGIGSAAIVHSTASVKYPVRQGMVALYEPFIDTIVICTMTALVIVTTGVYDPGGEFANLVASKQGAALTAAAYGTVISWFPVILTFSIVLFAFSTMISWSYYGERSWTYLFGEKYTLAYKLIFVAFTVIASITSASALLDFSDLLILAMALPNLVGLYILQGDVHSNLKEYLSKWKSGELDRECIEKGICKSE, encoded by the coding sequence ATGAACAGTATATTCGAACATATCAATGGTATTTTAGGCTCAATATTTTTCTATGATGTATTTTTTGGTATGGTTGAAGGGGCCACTATGCCTTTCATTGTGGCATGGCTTATCATTGGGGGAGTTTTCCTAACATTTCGTTTTGGATTTATCAATGTACGTATGTTCTCGCACGCTTACAAGATTATTACCGGACAATACAAAACGGCCGATGATGTAGGAGAGATCACCCCTTTCCAATCTCTCACAACGGCACTCTCTGCCACTGTTGGACTTGGAAATATTGCCGGTGTTGCCATTGCTATTGCAGTAGGAGGACCCGGAGCAACATTTTGGATGATCCTTGCCGGGTTCTTCGGTATGACACTCAAATTCACAGAGGTATCGCTGGCTCAAATTTATCGTGAAAAAAGGCCCGATGGACGTATTATGGGTGGTGCTATGCAATATCTCTCAAAAGGTCTGGCAACAAAGGGTTATACACGACTGGGAAAAGTTCTTGCTGTGCTGTTTGCCTTTCTTGCAATTGGAGGAAGTTTAGGTGCAGGAAATGCCTTTCAAACCTCACAGGCACTAGGTGCACTGGCTGAAAGCGTACCATTCTTTCAAAGTTACCCTATTGCATTTGGTCTAATCATGGCTCTGATAGTAGGATTTGTCATTATCGGCGGGATAAAACGTATTGCCAGAACGGCAGAGAAAATTGTTCCCTTAATGGTTTTAGTATACCTGCTTGCCTCTTTATGGATATTAATTACCAATGCTTCGGCCGTACCGGGAGCCATCACAACAATCTTTCATGAAGCATTCGCCCCAACAGCAATAGCAGGAGGTCTTATAGGTGTACTTGTACAGGGATTTAAACGTGCTGCCTTCTCAAGTGAAGCAGGAATAGGATCTGCAGCGATCGTACACTCTACTGCATCAGTAAAGTATCCTGTCAGACAGGGGATGGTAGCACTTTATGAACCATTCATAGATACGATCGTCATCTGTACCATGACTGCCCTTGTCATTGTTACAACCGGTGTTTATGACCCAGGTGGGGAGTTTGCAAATCTAGTTGCATCAAAACAGGGTGCTGCACTTACAGCTGCTGCTTACGGAACGGTGATCTCATGGTTTCCTGTAATTCTCACTTTTTCTATCGTACTTTTTGCCTTTTCAACAATGATCTCTTGGTCCTACTACGGTGAACGTTCTTGGACTTATCTTTTTGGAGAGAAGTATACATTGGCATATAAGCTTATTTTCGTTGCATTTACTGTGATTGCTTCGATTACAAGTGCGTCTGCTCTACTGGACTTTTCTGATTTGCTTATACTGGCTATGGCACTACCTAACCTTGTAGGACTCTATATACTCCAAGGTGACGTACACAGTAATCTCAAAGAATATCTTTCAAAATGGAAGAGCGGGGAACTTGATAGAGAGTGTATAGAAAAAGGGATTTGTAAAAGCGAATAA
- the purM gene encoding phosphoribosylformylglycinamidine cyclo-ligase: MANISYKDAGVDIDAGNEFVEAIKADVKSTFDSNVIGGIGSFAGAYALPAGYKEPVLLSATDGVGTKLKIAIESGKLDTVGIDLVAMCVNDLICNNGVPMFFLDYYATGKLLPENAKEVVAGIAEGCRRAECALVGGETAEMPGMYAEDDFDLAGFAVGVAERSEMDTVANVKAGQTLIALPSSGVHSNGYSLVRKLMFDKLGMTLDTEFEGKPLLETLLEPTRIYVKEYKANKQHVKALAHITGGGIVENLPRVLPEGIKAVVKKDDIRVLPIFEFIGQHVDEEEMFRAFNMGVGMIWCVEPEDVDAVLANTDGYVIGHLEEGERRVEMV; the protein is encoded by the coding sequence ATGGCAAATATTTCTTATAAGGATGCCGGTGTTGATATCGATGCCGGAAATGAATTTGTAGAGGCGATTAAAGCGGATGTAAAATCAACATTCGATAGTAATGTTATCGGTGGAATCGGATCATTTGCAGGTGCATATGCATTGCCTGCAGGGTATAAAGAGCCTGTACTGCTTTCTGCAACGGATGGAGTAGGAACAAAGCTTAAGATCGCTATTGAGAGCGGTAAACTCGATACAGTAGGTATCGATCTTGTAGCTATGTGTGTGAACGACCTTATCTGTAATAACGGTGTACCGATGTTCTTCCTTGATTACTATGCGACAGGAAAACTTCTTCCTGAAAATGCTAAAGAGGTTGTTGCAGGTATCGCTGAGGGATGTAGACGTGCAGAGTGTGCTTTAGTCGGTGGTGAAACTGCTGAGATGCCTGGAATGTATGCCGAAGATGATTTTGACTTGGCAGGATTTGCAGTAGGTGTAGCAGAACGTTCAGAGATGGATACTGTTGCCAATGTCAAAGCAGGACAGACACTTATCGCACTTCCAAGCTCAGGAGTTCACTCTAACGGATACTCTTTGGTGAGAAAATTAATGTTTGACAAGCTCGGTATGACTTTGGATACTGAATTTGAGGGAAAACCGCTTCTTGAAACACTACTTGAGCCGACACGTATCTATGTGAAAGAGTATAAGGCTAACAAACAGCATGTGAAAGCGCTTGCTCACATCACAGGCGGGGGAATCGTAGAAAACCTTCCTAGAGTATTACCAGAAGGTATCAAAGCCGTAGTGAAAAAAGATGATATCAGAGTGCTTCCTATCTTCGAATTCATAGGACAACATGTGGATGAAGAGGAAATGTTCAGAGCATTCAACATGGGTGTTGGTATGATCTGGTGTGTTGAACCTGAAGATGTAGATGCAGTGCTTGCAAACACAGACGGTTATGTGATCGGTCACCTTGAAGAGGGTGAACGTAGAGTAGAGATGGTTTAA
- a CDS encoding MTH1187 family thiamine-binding protein, producing the protein MSALVEFSMFPTEKTQSKSAFVARVLDIVDKSGLEYQLTPMGTIIEGETVEEVLAVINKAYEELQTDCERIYSSIKIDYRKGPIGRLNKKVGSVEAKLGRKLNS; encoded by the coding sequence ATGTCAGCATTGGTAGAATTCAGTATGTTCCCGACAGAAAAGACACAAAGCAAAAGCGCTTTTGTGGCAAGGGTACTGGATATTGTAGACAAAAGCGGCCTTGAGTATCAACTTACACCAATGGGTACGATCATTGAGGGTGAGACCGTAGAGGAGGTCCTGGCGGTGATCAACAAAGCCTATGAAGAACTGCAGACGGATTGTGAGCGAATCTATAGTTCTATCAAGATCGATTACCGTAAAGGACCGATAGGAAGACTTAACAAGAAAGTCGGTTCAGTCGAAGCAAAATTGGGACGTAAACTCAACAGCTAA
- a CDS encoding NAD(P)/FAD-dependent oxidoreductase, with amino-acid sequence MNNKPMIIVGAGAAGLCAAITAARNGINVTLLEQNSKPGKKILVSGNGKCNITNADISPARFHSQNPEFAEQVLEGYSLESVKKFFDSIGLPIIEGKEGKMFPMSLQAGTVTELLEYEADILDVEIITECEVLKIYRKNNQFLLETNQGTMQCEKLLLASGSPAAPQLGGNDSGLKFAESMGHTLIPTYPALTQLVSDEKWVKHASGVKMAGVAKLYANGECITEKKGDLLFTNYGISGLAILDLSREVSLRLADYEYCELSLDLMPQLNKEKLTNLLLNRIHQESQKPLTLWLQGVINKKLIHIILEQSKCKAKVEKELNRKEIGKLVYAIKNLKLSINDTKGFKGAEVATGGVDTREVDPVTMESKLVPNLYFAGEILDVDGDRGGFNFHFAWVSGMRAGENA; translated from the coding sequence ATGAATAATAAACCCATGATAATAGTCGGTGCAGGTGCTGCAGGACTCTGTGCGGCCATTACAGCTGCAAGAAACGGTATCAATGTCACTCTTCTGGAACAAAACAGTAAGCCCGGTAAAAAAATACTGGTCAGCGGTAACGGAAAGTGTAATATCACCAATGCCGATATCTCCCCTGCCCGTTTTCACTCCCAAAACCCTGAATTTGCAGAACAAGTACTTGAAGGGTATAGTCTTGAGAGTGTGAAAAAATTTTTTGATTCTATAGGTTTACCGATCATCGAGGGCAAAGAGGGGAAAATGTTCCCGATGAGCCTGCAGGCAGGAACCGTCACAGAGCTACTGGAGTACGAGGCAGATATACTAGATGTAGAGATTATCACAGAGTGTGAAGTTCTCAAAATCTACAGAAAGAACAATCAATTTTTACTGGAAACCAATCAAGGCACCATGCAATGTGAAAAACTTCTACTGGCTTCAGGGTCCCCTGCTGCACCACAGCTTGGAGGTAATGACAGCGGTCTAAAATTTGCCGAGTCTATGGGACATACCCTCATACCAACGTACCCTGCCCTTACCCAGCTTGTCAGTGATGAAAAGTGGGTCAAACATGCAAGTGGTGTGAAAATGGCCGGAGTAGCAAAACTCTATGCCAACGGAGAGTGTATCACTGAGAAAAAAGGTGACCTGCTCTTTACCAACTACGGTATCAGCGGACTGGCGATCCTTGATCTCAGCCGTGAAGTGAGCCTGAGACTGGCTGACTATGAGTACTGTGAACTGAGCCTTGACCTGATGCCTCAACTCAACAAAGAAAAACTTACAAACCTGTTACTCAATAGAATCCATCAAGAGAGCCAAAAACCGCTTACCCTCTGGCTACAAGGGGTAATCAACAAAAAACTTATTCACATCATCCTCGAACAGTCCAAATGCAAAGCCAAAGTCGAGAAAGAGCTAAACCGAAAAGAGATAGGAAAGCTTGTCTACGCCATCAAAAACCTCAAACTAAGTATCAATGATACCAAAGGCTTCAAAGGTGCCGAAGTAGCCACAGGCGGTGTAGATACCCGCGAGGTTGATCCTGTGACGATGGAGTCCAAACTGGTACCCAATCTCTACTTTGCCGGAGAGATACTCGATGTGGACGGGGATAGAGGCGGATTTAACTTTCACTTTGCGTGGGTGAGTGGTATGAGAGCAGGTGAAAATGCATAA
- the typA gene encoding translational GTPase TypA, whose amino-acid sequence MQKIKNIAVIAHVDHGKTTLVDQLLQQSGTFAAHQQVQERAMDSNDIEKERGITILSKNTAITYGDHKINIIDTPGHADFGGEVERVLKMVDGVLMLVDAQEGAMPQTKFVLKKAIELGLIPVVVINKIDKDGADPERVLDEMFDLLVALDANEEQLEFPVLYAAARDGYAKWEMDDENKDMKPLFEAILEKVPYPTGSADNEVQAQVFTLASDNFVGRIGISRIFNGRLKKGDECLLVKASGEKIKSRISKLIGFKGLEQIEIQEAEAGDIVAVAGFSDIDVGDSLCDTKNPVALDPLHIEEPTLSVVMSVNDGPLAGQEGKHVTSNKIRERLEKEMETNIAMRMEPMGEASFKVSGRGELQIGILAENMRREGFEFLLARPEVVVKEENGVKMEPFEHLVVDVPEEFQGVAIEKLGKRKAEMTSLTPMPDGTVRLEFEIPARGLIGFRSEFLTDTKGEGIMNHSFIEYRPYSGVVQSRTPGALISMDNGEAVAFSIFNLQARGIMFIKPQDKVYDGMVIGESARPGDLEVNPLKGKQLTNMRTSGADDAIKLVPPRPVTLESAMEWIEDDELIEVTPESIRIRKKFLDPNMRKRIQRDKKNAGK is encoded by the coding sequence ATGCAAAAAATTAAAAACATTGCCGTGATCGCACACGTTGACCACGGTAAGACAACACTGGTAGATCAGCTACTTCAACAGTCAGGTACCTTTGCAGCACACCAGCAGGTACAAGAACGTGCGATGGACAGCAATGATATCGAAAAAGAAAGAGGGATCACGATCCTTTCAAAAAACACTGCGATCACTTACGGTGACCATAAGATCAACATTATCGACACTCCGGGCCACGCGGACTTCGGTGGAGAGGTAGAACGTGTATTGAAAATGGTAGACGGTGTTTTGATGCTCGTAGATGCTCAAGAAGGTGCAATGCCGCAAACTAAGTTCGTACTTAAAAAAGCGATCGAACTTGGTTTGATTCCTGTTGTAGTAATCAACAAGATCGATAAAGACGGCGCTGATCCTGAACGTGTACTTGATGAGATGTTCGACCTTCTTGTTGCACTTGATGCAAATGAAGAGCAGCTTGAATTCCCGGTACTTTATGCAGCAGCAAGAGATGGATATGCGAAGTGGGAAATGGATGATGAGAACAAAGACATGAAACCACTTTTTGAAGCGATCCTTGAGAAAGTACCTTATCCGACAGGATCAGCGGATAATGAAGTACAAGCACAGGTATTTACACTTGCTTCAGATAACTTTGTAGGACGTATCGGTATCTCTCGTATCTTCAACGGTAGATTGAAGAAGGGTGATGAGTGTTTGTTGGTAAAAGCAAGTGGTGAAAAGATAAAAAGCCGTATCTCTAAATTGATCGGTTTCAAAGGTCTTGAGCAGATCGAGATCCAGGAAGCTGAAGCAGGAGATATCGTAGCAGTTGCAGGATTCTCGGATATCGATGTAGGTGACAGCCTTTGTGATACGAAAAACCCTGTAGCACTTGATCCTCTTCACATTGAAGAGCCTACGCTTTCAGTTGTAATGTCAGTAAATGACGGTCCTCTTGCAGGTCAGGAAGGTAAACACGTAACATCTAACAAGATCAGAGAGAGACTCGAAAAAGAGATGGAGACTAACATCGCAATGCGTATGGAGCCGATGGGTGAAGCATCATTCAAGGTTTCAGGACGTGGTGAGCTCCAGATCGGTATCTTGGCTGAAAACATGAGAAGAGAAGGGTTTGAGTTCCTTCTTGCTCGTCCGGAAGTTGTTGTAAAAGAAGAGAACGGCGTGAAGATGGAACCGTTTGAGCACCTGGTAGTGGATGTGCCAGAGGAGTTCCAAGGGGTTGCAATCGAAAAGCTCGGTAAGAGAAAAGCAGAAATGACTTCACTTACTCCTATGCCTGACGGTACAGTAAGACTAGAGTTTGAGATCCCTGCACGTGGTTTGATCGGTTTCCGTTCAGAGTTCTTGACTGATACAAAAGGTGAGGGGATCATGAACCACTCATTCATCGAGTACAGACCATACAGCGGTGTGGTACAAAGCCGTACTCCGGGTGCGTTGATTTCTATGGACAATGGTGAAGCGGTAGCCTTCTCTATTTTTAACCTCCAGGCAAGAGGTATCATGTTCATCAAGCCTCAGGATAAGGTATACGACGGTATGGTTATCGGTGAAAGTGCTAGACCGGGAGACCTAGAGGTGAACCCGCTTAAAGGGAAGCAGCTTACGAACATGAGAACAAGTGGTGCGGATGATGCGATAAAACTTGTTCCACCACGTCCTGTGACACTAGAGTCAGCGATGGAGTGGATCGAAGACGATGAACTTATCGAAGTAACACCTGAGAGTATTCGTATCCGTAAGAAGTTCTTGGATCCGAATATGAGAAAGAGAATTCAGAGAGATAAAAAGAACGCAGGAAAATAA
- a CDS encoding deoxyguanosinetriphosphate triphosphohydrolase, with protein MQPSQRFHSFDEDFRDSYSRDRDRVIHCSSFRRLEYKTQVFLNHEGDYFRTRLTHSLEVSQIGRTLARMLGLNETLAEVIALSHDLGHTPFGHVGGDELDKLLKADGRALGFEHNFQSFRVLTKIEKRYKDFDGLNLTFATLEGVLKHSYPYKKTFLEGLDDRFDLDKHPSLEAMIVDHADEIAYTSHDIDDGVKYGLISFDDLLDNPLCKKVDQMVLDEGVGRGEKLYRHRFVAGLIKVLVEDFIENSKEGVNKYRQEIPISATLDATVPLPVGFSKEIGRGLKELKKVMYQKLYRHEKIIRKMYAGKQCIKGLYKAFTEDEGLLPSHQIELLELRPKQRVVADFIASMTDRYAMKTYHDLYGLTL; from the coding sequence ATGCAGCCCAGCCAGCGTTTTCACAGTTTCGATGAAGATTTTAGAGATTCTTACTCCAGAGATAGGGATAGGGTGATACACTGTAGTTCTTTCAGACGATTAGAGTACAAAACACAGGTTTTTTTGAACCATGAGGGAGATTATTTTCGAACCCGTTTAACCCATTCACTTGAGGTCAGTCAGATTGGTCGAACACTTGCTAGAATGCTTGGGTTGAATGAGACACTTGCTGAAGTGATCGCTCTGTCACATGATCTTGGGCATACCCCATTTGGACATGTGGGCGGTGATGAACTGGACAAGTTGCTGAAAGCAGATGGAAGAGCTTTGGGATTTGAGCACAATTTTCAGTCATTCAGGGTTTTGACAAAAATAGAGAAACGCTATAAAGATTTTGATGGTCTCAATCTTACATTTGCAACACTTGAGGGGGTCCTTAAACACTCTTATCCGTATAAAAAAACGTTTTTAGAGGGATTGGATGATCGTTTCGATCTGGATAAACACCCTTCACTTGAAGCGATGATTGTCGATCATGCTGACGAGATCGCTTATACTTCACATGATATTGATGATGGGGTAAAATACGGGCTGATAAGCTTTGATGACCTTCTGGACAATCCACTTTGCAAGAAAGTAGATCAAATGGTGTTGGATGAAGGGGTAGGAAGGGGTGAGAAACTCTACCGTCACCGTTTTGTAGCAGGACTTATCAAAGTATTGGTAGAGGATTTTATAGAAAACTCCAAAGAGGGTGTGAATAAGTATCGTCAGGAAATTCCTATCAGTGCAACACTGGATGCAACGGTTCCATTGCCGGTAGGTTTTTCCAAAGAAATAGGCAGAGGGCTTAAAGAACTCAAAAAAGTGATGTACCAAAAACTCTACAGGCATGAAAAGATCATACGTAAAATGTATGCAGGCAAGCAGTGTATTAAAGGACTTTATAAAGCATTTACTGAAGATGAGGGGCTACTTCCTTCTCACCAAATTGAGCTGTTGGAATTACGCCCAAAACAGAGGGTTGTAGCAGACTTTATTGCTTCTATGACGGATCGATATGCGATGAAAACCTATCATGATCTTTACGGTTTGACACTATAA
- a CDS encoding FAD-dependent thymidylate synthase has product MQMYQIEYEKPTVILLQESGLGVAEIAARTCYDSFENSENECIKNAMDTLDTEAINCIENSDLLTNLAWVHHHHSIIEHATLSFLVQGTSRGVLQEHARHRLQAISVRSTRYTMSSVINAFVASLQAEDGFAFFFEKLLAMKLFVISDEAYLKIEIRAIYEKLNFQYERDEAFIQNAVAKSSLPFIGEYQGDAEALYNALENGKKKRNVGDAFKHIVSDNWKVDMVVTFNIRSLKNYFDLRDSGAAWFQIQWLAQAMKEVTPKKYLKLIDKKYKES; this is encoded by the coding sequence ATGCAAATGTATCAGATAGAGTATGAAAAGCCTACTGTCATACTATTACAAGAGTCAGGTTTAGGAGTTGCGGAGATCGCTGCACGTACCTGCTATGACAGCTTTGAAAACTCTGAAAATGAATGTATAAAAAATGCTATGGATACGCTTGATACAGAAGCTATCAACTGCATTGAAAATTCTGATCTGCTTACCAATCTTGCATGGGTACATCATCATCACTCTATCATCGAACATGCAACACTGAGCTTTCTGGTACAAGGAACCAGTAGAGGTGTACTACAAGAACATGCAAGGCATAGACTACAGGCAATCTCTGTAAGAAGTACTCGCTATACGATGTCTTCAGTGATCAATGCTTTTGTTGCATCTTTGCAGGCAGAGGATGGTTTTGCATTCTTCTTTGAAAAATTGCTTGCAATGAAACTCTTTGTTATTAGTGATGAAGCATATTTGAAAATAGAGATACGTGCCATTTATGAGAAACTGAACTTTCAGTATGAAAGAGATGAAGCATTCATTCAAAATGCCGTTGCAAAATCTTCACTTCCATTTATCGGAGAGTATCAAGGCGATGCAGAGGCCCTCTATAATGCACTTGAAAACGGAAAGAAAAAAAGAAATGTTGGAGATGCTTTCAAACATATCGTCTCGGATAACTGGAAAGTTGACATGGTAGTCACTTTCAATATCCGAAGTCTTAAGAACTATTTTGACCTGCGTGATTCAGGTGCAGCATGGTTCCAGATACAATGGCTTGCCCAGGCGATGAAAGAAGTAACTCCCAAAAAATACCTAAAATTGATTGATAAGAAATATAAAGAGAGTTAG
- a CDS encoding L,D-transpeptidase family protein gives MKLKKLLWIGLFIQTLTYGQVTVGAIQSQLQTSLQKHIKGQNKDIIQALYASSGNQPLWLGDKNEQKRNELIRALKDPLFNYKDKPFDQPSIAGLYYMLDNNNISSAQKAKVYARLDLMLTNSFVRLVRFIVQGDVDWDLVQKKLAALETSDDIHAVWEMETKPFPNQNELYSAIENGNIDAYLSSLIPMEKRYRKLVKLLKDYRTMEKFPKIEYTKEPRKMGSRRNKNIAEIKKRLQIIGDYPKDAPINTTFDKALQEAVISYQKRYNLKVDGQIDKVMTYYLNQPVKNDIQSIITNLDKTKLYPKEFEDEYVEVNIPDFKLRYYKSHRLAMRMGAVVGRIDRPTPLFSDKIEYMVLNPTWTITDNLVKRDLIPVLKEHPSYLIENNIKAFSGNKEVDVTYEMIAPYKNSDKPVPYSFVQQPGPDNALGRVKFMFPNKYSVYLHDTDNKSLLTRRYRIYSSGCMRVQKPFDLMNTLLTHTKGRYTKEKIDQILESNTPTTITLSSHIPVHITYFTVFEEDGKAHFKNDIYLYDQIISESIIGRSKPTFTVPDKRVVSVKKNAKPLSN, from the coding sequence TTGAAGCTGAAAAAACTTTTATGGATTGGACTATTCATCCAAACCTTAACTTATGGACAAGTCACTGTTGGTGCGATTCAATCGCAATTACAAACGTCATTACAGAAACATATCAAAGGACAGAATAAAGATATCATACAAGCACTGTATGCGAGTTCCGGAAATCAGCCTTTATGGCTCGGTGATAAAAACGAACAAAAGAGGAATGAACTAATCAGGGCTTTGAAAGACCCATTATTCAACTATAAAGACAAGCCGTTTGATCAACCTTCTATCGCCGGACTCTATTATATGCTTGATAATAATAATATTTCCTCTGCACAAAAAGCAAAAGTCTATGCTAGGCTGGATCTGATGTTGACAAACTCATTTGTTCGACTTGTACGTTTTATCGTACAAGGTGATGTAGACTGGGATCTGGTACAAAAAAAACTTGCAGCACTAGAAACAAGCGATGATATTCATGCGGTTTGGGAAATGGAGACTAAACCTTTCCCGAATCAAAATGAACTGTATAGTGCTATAGAGAACGGTAATATCGATGCTTATCTATCCTCACTGATTCCAATGGAAAAACGATATAGAAAACTGGTCAAACTGCTTAAAGACTATCGAACCATGGAAAAATTTCCTAAAATCGAATATACCAAAGAACCACGTAAAATGGGTAGTCGAAGGAACAAAAATATAGCAGAGATAAAAAAACGTCTACAGATCATAGGAGATTATCCAAAAGATGCACCGATCAATACTACGTTTGACAAAGCACTTCAAGAAGCAGTGATCTCTTATCAAAAACGTTACAATCTCAAAGTGGACGGACAGATCGATAAAGTCATGACCTATTATCTCAATCAGCCTGTCAAAAACGATATTCAAAGTATTATTACCAATCTGGATAAAACCAAGCTCTATCCTAAAGAATTTGAAGATGAATATGTAGAAGTAAATATTCCAGACTTCAAATTACGTTACTATAAAAGCCATCGATTAGCTATGAGAATGGGAGCCGTTGTAGGACGTATCGACCGCCCTACACCGCTTTTTAGTGATAAAATAGAATATATGGTACTTAACCCTACCTGGACTATTACAGACAATCTTGTCAAACGTGACCTGATCCCTGTACTGAAAGAACACCCGTCATATTTGATTGAAAATAATATCAAAGCATTCAGCGGCAATAAAGAGGTTGATGTCACTTACGAAATGATCGCTCCTTATAAGAACAGTGATAAACCTGTACCGTATAGTTTTGTCCAACAACCCGGCCCTGACAATGCACTGGGACGTGTGAAATTTATGTTCCCTAACAAATACTCTGTTTATCTTCATGATACGGATAATAAGTCACTGCTAACAAGACGTTATAGAATTTACAGTTCAGGATGTATGCGTGTCCAAAAACCGTTTGATTTGATGAATACACTTTTGACACATACAAAAGGCCGTTATACAAAAGAAAAGATTGATCAAATACTTGAAAGTAATACGCCGACCACGATTACCCTATCTTCTCATATACCGGTACATATCACCTATTTCACAGTGTTTGAAGAGGATGGAAAGGCACATTTCAAAAACGATATCTATCTCTATGACCAGATCATCAGTGAATCTATTATAGGTAGATCAAAACCGACATTCACTGTTCCTGATAAACGTGTTGTCTCTGTCAAAAAGAATGCTAAACCGCTCTCAAACTAA